In Phoenix dactylifera cultivar Barhee BC4 unplaced genomic scaffold, palm_55x_up_171113_PBpolish2nd_filt_p 000167F, whole genome shotgun sequence, a single window of DNA contains:
- the LOC103713916 gene encoding mitochondrial carnitine/acylcarnitine carrier-like protein: MADVAKDLTAGTIGGAAQLIVGHPFDTIKVKLQSQPAPLPGQFPKYSGAMDAVKQTTTSEGPRGLYKGMGAPLATVAAFNALLFTVRGQMEALLRSEPGAPLTVNQQVVCGAGAGVAVSFLACPTELIKCRLQAQSALAESAASSGAVKYKGPMDVAKHVLKSEGGLRGLCKGLVPTLAREVPGNAAMFGVYEAVKQYFAGGKNTSGLGRGHLIIAGGLAGASFWFFVYPTDVVKSVIQVDDYKNPKFSGSIDAFRKISASEGIKGLYRGFGPAMARSVPANAACFLAYEVTRSSLG, encoded by the exons ATGGCAGATGTAGCCAAGGATCTGACTGCTGGAACCATTGGAGGTGCAGCACAGCTGATTGTTGGGCATCCCTTTGATACCATTAAGGTTAAACTTCAGAGCCAGCCTGCCCCACTTCCTGGTCAATTCCCAAAGTATTCTGGTGCCATGGATGCAGTTAAGCAAACAACGACCAGCGAAGGCCCGAGGGGCTTGTATAAAGGGATGGGAGCTCCACTTGCCACTGTTGCAGCCTTCAATGCTCTTCTCTTTACTGTGAGGGGACAAATGGAGGCACTTTTAAGGTCAGAACCCGGTGCCCCACTCACAGTAAACCAACAGGTTGTATGTGGTGCTGGTGCTGGAGTTGCAGTTTCCTTCCTAGCATGTCCAACAGAATTGATCAAGTGCAG GCTACAAGCCCAAAGTGCCTTGGCAGAGTCTGCTGCCTCTTCTGGTGCAGTAAAATATAAAGGTCCTATGGATGTGGCGAAGCATGTTCTCAAATCAGAAGGTGGCCTCAGAGGCCTTTGCAAAGGTCTTGTTCCAACCTTGGCACGTGAAGTCCCTGGAAATGCTGCAATGTTTGGGGTCTACGAAGCCGTCAAGCAGTACTTTGCTGGAGGAAAAAACACTTCAGGGCTTGGGAGAGGTCATCTGATTATTGCTGGTGGCTTGGCTGGAGCATCCTTCTGGTTTTTTGTCTATCCAACAGATGTTGTGAAAAGTGTGATTCAGGTTGATGACTACAAGAATCCCAAGTTCTCTGGTTCCATTGATGCATTTAGGAAGATATCAGCATCTGAAGGGATCAAGGGCCTGTACAGGGGTTTTGGACCAGCCATGGCTCGCAGTGTTCCAGCCAATGCAGCCTGCTTCTTGGCTTATGAGGTGACCAGGTCGAGTCTAGGATAA